One genomic window of Bradyrhizobium sp. B124 includes the following:
- the murG gene encoding undecaprenyldiphospho-muramoylpentapeptide beta-N-acetylglucosaminyltransferase — MAESPLILLAAGGTGGHLFPAEALAVELIRRGLRVRLATDGRALRYSGLFGRESIELVPSATVRSRNPISLARTVLMLGYGTLVAANVVRRLKPSAVVGFGGYPTLPPLIAARMLGVPGIIHDANAVLGRANRFLSGRVNAIATSLPGVLDRDPALAGKATTVGTPMRPAILAAAAVKYTPPEVNGPLRLLVVGGSQGARVMSDIVPPAIEKLAPALWSRLIITQQVREEDMARVRAVYDRLKIDAELAPFFADLPARLASSQLVISRSGAGTVAELAAIGRPSILVPLPGAIDQDQFANAGVLSQANGALRITQGDFTPERLAAEISAFAAEPERLTVMADAARSVGRLDAAERLADLVAKVAGI, encoded by the coding sequence ATGGCTGAGTCCCCCCTGATTCTGCTGGCGGCCGGTGGCACCGGCGGCCATCTGTTCCCGGCCGAAGCACTCGCCGTGGAACTGATCAGGCGCGGCCTGCGGGTACGGCTGGCGACCGACGGCCGCGCGCTGCGCTACTCCGGCCTGTTCGGCAGGGAGAGCATCGAGCTCGTGCCGAGCGCGACCGTGCGCAGCCGCAATCCGATCTCGCTGGCGCGGACGGTGCTGATGCTCGGCTACGGCACGCTGGTCGCCGCCAATGTGGTGCGCCGGCTGAAGCCGTCGGCCGTCGTCGGCTTCGGCGGTTACCCGACCTTGCCACCGCTGATCGCGGCGCGGATGCTCGGCGTTCCCGGCATCATCCATGATGCCAACGCGGTGCTCGGCCGCGCCAACCGTTTCCTCTCCGGCCGCGTCAATGCGATCGCGACCTCGCTGCCCGGCGTGCTCGACCGCGATCCCGCGCTCGCCGGCAAGGCCACCACCGTCGGCACGCCGATGCGGCCGGCGATCCTCGCCGCCGCCGCGGTGAAATACACCCCGCCCGAGGTGAACGGGCCGCTGCGCCTGCTGGTCGTCGGCGGCAGCCAGGGCGCGCGGGTGATGAGCGACATCGTGCCGCCGGCGATCGAGAAGCTCGCGCCCGCGCTGTGGAGCCGGCTGATCATCACCCAGCAGGTGCGCGAAGAGGACATGGCGCGGGTGCGCGCGGTCTATGACCGGCTCAAGATCGATGCCGAGCTCGCGCCGTTCTTCGCTGACCTGCCGGCACGGCTGGCCTCGAGCCAGCTCGTGATCTCGCGTTCCGGTGCCGGTACCGTCGCCGAGCTCGCCGCGATCGGCCGGCCCTCGATCCTGGTGCCGCTGCCGGGCGCGATCGATCAAGACCAGTTCGCCAATGCCGGCGTGCTGTCGCAGGCGAACGGCGCGCTGCGCATCACGCAGGGCGACTTCACGCCGGAACGGCTCGCCGCCGAGATCTCGGCCTTCGCCGCCGAGCCCGAGCGACTGACTGTGATGGCGGACGCTGCGCGCAGTGTCGGCCGGCTCGATGCCGCCGAGCGGCTGGCCGATCTGGTCGCGAAAGTGGCCGGGATTTGA